One Phycisphaerae bacterium RAS2 DNA window includes the following coding sequences:
- a CDS encoding Ureidoglycolate lyase: MKLCQFYKTENDRAADLQRRVPVNARLGALVGDKIVDITDRAAKCADLRDPQFAGVLTAAAAMAPEFEALRGEVRKLPADGGLAPDKVFFGPCVLRPSQFMDFYAFEQHVMTMRKKRGFDFIVPEWYEVPAYYNSNATSLIGHGMTATFPAGEDKLDYECEMACIVGRPIRNATLETARAAIAGYATLNDLSARARQTKVMPINMGPSAGKDFGSALGPYLVTPDEIPDLGALGMRAFVNGEKWTDGRYGTVQHSFEAMIVFASASRWLYPGDVLGSGTVGGGCGAELGKFLKPGDTIRVEIDTLGAVENKVERDDVQ; this comes from the coding sequence ATGAAACTCTGCCAGTTCTACAAAACCGAGAATGATCGCGCGGCGGACCTGCAACGCCGCGTGCCCGTCAACGCCCGCCTCGGCGCGCTGGTCGGCGACAAGATCGTGGACATCACCGATCGCGCCGCCAAATGCGCCGACCTGCGCGATCCACAGTTCGCCGGCGTGCTCACTGCGGCCGCCGCGATGGCGCCGGAGTTTGAAGCCCTTCGGGGCGAGGTTCGCAAGCTGCCCGCCGACGGCGGTCTCGCGCCCGACAAAGTTTTTTTTGGCCCGTGCGTCCTGCGGCCGTCGCAATTCATGGACTTCTACGCCTTCGAGCAGCATGTGATGACCATGCGCAAGAAGCGCGGCTTCGACTTCATCGTGCCCGAATGGTACGAAGTGCCCGCTTATTACAACTCGAACGCGACCAGCCTCATCGGCCACGGCATGACGGCGACCTTCCCCGCCGGCGAGGACAAGCTCGACTACGAATGCGAGATGGCGTGCATCGTCGGCCGGCCGATCCGCAACGCCACGCTGGAGACGGCGCGAGCGGCGATCGCCGGATACGCGACGCTGAATGACCTGTCGGCCCGAGCGCGGCAGACGAAGGTGATGCCGATCAACATGGGGCCGAGCGCCGGCAAGGACTTCGGCAGCGCGCTGGGGCCGTACCTCGTGACGCCCGATGAGATTCCCGATCTGGGCGCGCTGGGGATGCGGGCATTTGTGAACGGCGAAAAATGGACCGACGGCCGTTACGGCACGGTGCAGCACTCGTTCGAGGCGATGATCGTGTTCGCGAGCGCCAGCCGATGGCTGTATCCGGGGGACGTGCTGGGCAGCGGGACAGTCGGCGGCGGCTGCGGCGCGGAATTAGGCAAGTTTCTCAAACCTGGCGACACAATCCGCGTGGAGATCGACACGCTGGGGGCGGTGGAGAACAAGGTGGAGCGGGATGACGTGCAGTGA
- the bar gene encoding Phosphinothricin N-acetyltransferase yields the protein MIIRDFNESDVAAANAITNEVIRTTPIHFAYEPATDDAFRAYWEKGRAAGPWLAAEVDGAFAGYCKAGPWRDRDAYRFTVETGIYISPAYQGRGVGKSLYFALFERLRAAGFHQVVAGITLPNEASVRLHEAVGFQYVGRFKEVGWKFDRWHDVGWWELTLG from the coding sequence ATGATTATTCGGGATTTCAACGAGTCCGACGTGGCAGCGGCCAATGCGATCACGAACGAGGTGATCCGCACCACTCCCATCCATTTTGCGTACGAGCCGGCGACGGATGACGCGTTCCGCGCGTACTGGGAGAAGGGCCGGGCCGCTGGGCCGTGGCTGGCGGCGGAAGTCGATGGCGCGTTCGCCGGGTATTGCAAGGCCGGGCCGTGGCGCGATCGGGATGCGTACCGGTTCACAGTTGAGACGGGCATCTATATCTCGCCGGCGTATCAGGGTCGGGGCGTTGGAAAATCGCTGTACTTCGCGCTTTTTGAGCGGTTGCGCGCAGCGGGGTTTCACCAGGTCGTCGCGGGCATCACCCTCCCGAACGAGGCGTCGGTGCGATTGCACGAGGCGGTCGGATTCCAATACGTCGGCAGGTTCAAGGAAGTGGGTTGGAAGTTTGACCGGTGGCACGACGTGGGGTGGTGGGAGCTGACGTTGGGCTGA